The Coregonus clupeaformis isolate EN_2021a chromosome 39, ASM2061545v1, whole genome shotgun sequence genome contains the following window.
AATATTTAGATGTTGACCCATAATAGATTTTCTTTATTGTGGTCCGGACCTCTGTGTCCTCATATGTAGTTATGTAGAAATATAgaaactcctctctcccctctcttctcccctctcctctctctctcttctctcccctctcctctctctctcttctctcccctctcctctctctctcccctctcctctcctctctctctcccctctctctcttctctcccctctcctctctctctcctctctctctcctctcccctctcttctctctcccctctcatctcttctctcccctctccactctctcctctctctctcctctcttctctctctcctctcccctctcctcttctcctcctcacaTTTGTCTCCTATCTTCTTTTCACATCCCAACTAACTTTagactccatccatccattccatTGTCCTGTTCTTCCAGAAATACTGAAAGTCATGTTTACGTCTgggtgtggtgagagagagaggcttcacCCTCACAAAGAAAGGCATGCTAGCTATtcaccctctccccccttctgtcctcctctcatcccctcatcTCCTCAAAAAGGAGTGCTGCTGGTTCTACTGCATATCTCTCCTCCAATACTTCAGCCTTAAGACATTGACccatcacctctcctcctctcctctcctcctcttttcccctcccccctctcctaacAACACAACCCTGGTCCTACTACATATCTCCCCTCCAGCCCTTCAGCCTTAAGACATTGACCTTTCACCCCACCtgtaatagaatgaatagaatggaGACGTTGTAGAATTAGAATGACAGACATTCCTGTTCCATTTCAACATTCCGTGCTGGCTGGACTGGACCAGCAGCCTTACAGGGTGTGATGCTAGGAATATCTATTTTATTGATGAATATTAGAATCCTGGATAATACAAGTTATATGACGTTTTATTTTATAGGTCCATTATGTAGTTTGCTGTATGACTGGATTCATTTCAGATAGATAGtcaagttatagatctgtcattccaATGGAAAGTGAGTCTGATAAGTAGTTGACCTGCTCTatgtgcctctcctctcctctccctctcctctcctctcctctcctctcctctcctctcctctcctctcctctcctctcctctcctctcctctcctctcctctcctctcctctcctctcctctcctctcctctcctctcctctcctctcctctcctctcctcctcttgcaTTTTCAACGGTCTTAAGGGTGCTGGAAATTATTGTCTTGTAAATGCAAAGACCACGACACGCTGGGAAAAAAACCAAGTAGATTCTTTAAATTAATTGTAAAATAAGGTTACAAACAGCAACAGAAGACAGTGTAATGTATGTGCTCGATTACATGGTTAGCGTTCCAAATCACACCCTcctctctttatagtgcactacttttgaccagagtcatatgggccctgttcaaaagtagtgcactatatcatacgggatagggagccatttgggacatgcCCTTGGTAGGCCCCTAAGGGGTGAAGTGGCCCATCTCTGATGCAGTGGCTTGGGGTGAATTCAGTTCAGAATGagctaacagacagacagcagggttGGCAGTTAATTCAAATTGAAGACAGTTAATTCAAATGAAAGTTTAAAATTCcagcgctagctagctaaagttatacTGAATCTAAAGTCTATCTGGTGACATCACAATGATGATGAAACGTTTTCCTACTCATTATTTGACTCCTTCTGAAATGTCATCGTGTTTCCAAGCCACTATAATGCCCTTTAGACTAAGTCTTCATCAGCACCAATTAGGTAGAATTAAGTACAACATTCAGTTAGACACCAGTGCTCAAGATAATCTCCACAACCATATTGTGACCCAACATTTGTTACAAAAGTTGTTCCATTTTTAAATATAAATGACAACCTTCACTTTGAATTGAACCCAACCCTGTCAAACAGGTAGCTATCGGACAGGTCCAGCAGGTGTTGGgctggacagaaagagagagagggaggggtctgACTGGACTGGTCCttaaaagggagaggagggagaggtagaactcAACTCacaggcaggacagagagagagagagaaagagagagacccagTGAAGACCTTTGAAGATCTCTGAAGAAGTGAAGCTACAACTGAAGATTTGTGAAGGTGAGATCTTAACATTTGTGCATTTAAAACTGtatctgtctgcatcccaaatagcacccttttccttttgtagtgtgcttcttttgaccagggcccatattacCTTTGTGGCCGTgggctattccctatgtagtgtactggggaccctggtcaaaggtagtgcactacatagggaataaggtaaCATTTGGAAAGCATACATATTCCTGTGTACTAGGTTATATCTATTGTTCATTAGTCAAATCTAATGTGATAGTACTGAAATACATCTGATAAGTGGAATGGCACTTGAGGAAAGGTTAGGGAAACACTGCactgcattttagtcatttagcagacgctcaatttataacttacagttagtgagtgcatacatttttcatactggccccccgtgggaatcgaacccacaaccctggcgttgcaagcgccatgttctaccaactgagctacaggaggccctacaCTCTGAAGTATTCACTGAATTGGTCTTGACggattctctctctcactctctcaggaGACTCACCATGGCCATGTTGACCGTTCTTCTGCTTCTCAGCGCTGCCTTTGCTTTGGGAGACGCAGGTACGAGAGTCCACCTCAAACTTGACATTATTCATTCTTTCTGTATTTTAAATGtagcagaggtgtgtgtgtgtgtgtgtttgtttgtgtgttgactgatataaaaataatattgagtaattatttatgatgcaaggtgatttgtcaGTCTCTCCTTTAAAGTCAGTAGTCTTCTCCTTACAGATGGACTTTTAGCAGTGGAACCATGTCTCTCAGGCTGGACCGCATATAGATCACACTGCTTCATGTTTATCAAGAGAGCAAGGACCTGGCCAGAAGCAGAGGTACTGTATCATGCTTACCTTCTACTGTGAATTTAAAGGGTGAAGTTAAATTAAAATCAACTCGCTTTCTTGGATTGACGTTAACGTGAAGATGATTTGGCTTCTTTTTTTTTAACAGGCACTGCATGCTTCATGTAAATTACTGAACCTCCCCTATAAAGTTATTGTTTAATTGGGATGTTCTATaagtttggaatatttatttcatgTATGGAGTCAGGACACCTGTATAATGGAACCCAAAGGACACGGGTCAAGACAGAGATAAACTAACACCTCAAAGAGCCTGTTGAAAAGAGCATTAGTTGCGACGGACAATATTTGATAGTGTGAGTTCAGAAAACAAAGACTGGACAACTTGACTAATACTTACGTTATGAAACGCTTTTGTCCCTCTCTGCTGCTTTCTCTAGCGGCATTGTATTTCCCTTGGAGCAAACCTGGCGTCTGTGCATAGCTCTGAGGAGGCGCAATTTCTACAGGGGGTGGTGTTTTCCGAGACTGGCAGATTCACTCCTACCTGGATTGGAGGGTTTGATGCTGTTAAGGTAATGCTGGAAAAGGTACCCAATTATCATACTTGAGTCACAGctaagataccttcatagaaaatgactcaagtaaaagtgaaagtcacccagtaaaattctacttgaAGGGCAATTCCTCCGCTTTCCAACCTGATGTTCCTGATCTCCCgcaccataccagtgtctacatatgtgaaaacggtttctatgatctgtggttcagataagaagaaaggtcctaaaaaatgcttctctgtgCCGTCACATGGTGGGATTaaaagtaaccaaaacagtggTTTTACAAACCTGCATCGAGTTTTTGGCCAGAGGGAGGGAGTTTTCTTGTTCCCCACGTCTCCACCAATCTGTGTTTGAAACTGTTGATGATGTCATCGGGTATAACTTTTTAGCTTCCTGTTTTTTTCTACAAAACGTAGAAATGCgccgttttacatttacatttacgtcatttagcagacgctcttatccagagcgacttacaaattggtgcattcaccttatagccagtgggacaaccactttaccaaCCTGGCGtagtgagggagcttgttccaccattggggtaccagagcagcgaacagttttgactgggctgagcgggaactgtgcttccgcagaggtaggttttcacatatgttgacacATGTACCAATGTAGAAATTCagaatttgtgtttagtgagtccgccagctCAGAAGCCGTAGGAATGACGGCGCATTCTCGTGATACAGTCGCTAGTGAACGTCTActcaccccttgcacagtcttcacattttgctgccttaaatttAAATCTAAAAAGAGATTACATTGGATTTCTTTCCTACTCATCTACATGATAAAATTTAAATAAATATTATACAACATTTTCTAAATcaataatttatatattttttcattgattgcatgtcttcacaccccagagttaatacttaaTGGAAGCACATATTGTAGGATAGATCAGTATTTactaacacacggggtatagttggctagtattgtaggatagatagatcagtattcactaacacagTGGGTTTTAGTGGAATAGTAttgtatctagaacctaaaacagttatttggctgtccccagaggagaaccctttgaataacctttttccaaaagggttctacatggaaccaaaaagggttctcctatggggacagccagggAACACTTTTGGAAACCCATTTTCTAAGTGTGTAGATAGCTCAGTATCCACTAACACAGTGGGATTTCTTTCATTCTGAGACATCACTACTTCCCCACAGGACAGGCTATGGTTCTGGAGTGATGGGTCCAAGTTTGATTACCAGGACTGGAGTCAAGGAGAGCCCAATAACAGTGGTGTCAGAGAGCCATGTATTGTGATGAACTCTGGAGGTACAGTCAGCCCACTATCATTCACTATCCAGtcatcaaattaaactttattcaCAGCCCACTTCAACAAATATGTCTGATACACGCACTACATCTGAGTTAATTTCTGTTCCGTGTTTCCTCTGAAGGTGAACAAGGCTGGAACGATATAGCATGTGGAAACAGATTGCCCTTGGTGTGCTCCCGGATAACCTGTTAAATCTGCAAAACATCACCTGAAACCCCAAATGCTACTCCATACTGTCAGCATCCTAACTGAAAACGTGTTATGGTAAAGTCAAATACTTTGTGGAGATTATTTGTTGCTGTAAAATGAGTATTAGTTATTTGTTGGTCATAAATGTTGAGTAATGATTTTGTGGTTTGTTGTCAATAAAACAGGTGTACACATTATTTTGTCTCATGGGTTGTTTTTAAACTTCCATAATTGTCCAATCCTTTAATTGTCCAATCCTTTGAGAGAATAGATGTGTGTCTTTTATTACCCAAAAGGTTTTATTACTCCACAAACAACATGAATGTTAACCTCTATGGATTTGGTGTCCCATAtgcgggacggttgagctaacgtgcgctaatgtgattagcatgactgttataagtaacagcaaacattccaggacatagacatgtcttatatgggcagaaagcttaaattcttgttaatctaactgcagtgtccaatttacagtagctattacagtgaaaaaataccatgctattgtttgaggagagtgcacaacaacaacaaaagaaaaTATCACAgaaactggtttgatacattcacctctgaaggtaaataatgtacttacattcagtaatcttgctctgatttgtcatcttaAGGGTCcttgagataaaatgtagcatagttttgtttgataaaatcaatttctatattcaaatataggaactggcttctacagtttgaacccctgctgtctctggctccccacccacccctcccggccatctagatgtgtgaaagttagtgtataagctaatgatccatcatgtatgacattcctgggagtgtgtaaacgtacattttgtattaccatataatttttgtatgttctctatagttatgtacttgaaaatgtatcaattgaccaattcggcacatttgggcagacttgatacaaaatagtccagtattgcaacgattcactggatcaatctgaaactttgcacacacactgctgccatcttgttgccaaaatctaaattgcgcctaaactgtaATATTATATTGATCGAACAaaatgtttgtattatcttttatcagatctaatgtgttatattctcctacattaatttcacattcccACAAACTTCTAAgtatttcctttcaaatggtatcaagaatatgcatatgcttgcttcatgtcctgagctacaggcagttagatttgggtatttCATTTTAGGCGAAAACTGAAAAAAAGTGTCTGATCCTTAACAAGGAGGGGCGCTCAATAGGCTAAAGTAAATTGAATTGAACTTTATAtttattattttcttttttttggtcatttttaacttttattatttttctgtcatttttttattttattttttatttttattatttttctggggggatggatcagcttaatattgcagatagattgtatcttctatcaatgtaattgtctgcatcacttccaatcccccatgttttatatatatatatatatatactcccctttattacttttcaaccccgccatcctttccctacttggagtaaattagtgaacaacaatgcccaggcctctacttccggtctatacttactatctacaccttatggacagagtacATTTTACAAAaattatattatatacatatatatatatatatatatatttttttttttgctcctgaacttcttctactctcaacctctccgatcattttcatgatgtccatccggtttgcttctatatgccatatctttctaactgtgctctttcccaaaagctcctaacatacaacctatatacttattatggacacagcgtgcctacattattagccATCTTTgatattatttgttgttatttgttattagtcccatccttcaactctattcaatacctcccatctatctcttaacaccatccatataggatttctatttgccttatatatttcaaccgtactgtgatgttttacaaatgttctgaacctttctattctcattgcttctacagattgtgaattaaaaataaacatttttgctaaaagtattattatattattgattgattgactatgacttttcagatcacccagtaatgctatctgcaaggttagctccaggtaaatattgcaatcctttagccattcctgaacctgtctccaaaaacaagctacaaatggacagaaccaaaacaaattatctaatgagtctgtctcttcacagcaaaatctgcagagctgggaagattgtatcccccatataaataacattctattggtagcaataattttatataatgatttaaattgaaagattcaaatttttgaatccggtgtcgttttgcgtgtcagttcataaacactatgccatgagatcgatacgtcaaagatctcttcccaactattttgcaatctatatgggacggctgtcaatcctttggtccttaagtgaaactggtatacttttttatttatcacaattttccttaaccaattatgttctttaatgcaaggccgacagacaagttccttactttctcccccttccactttcctcttccacttttgcggtaaggctgcaattatttggttgtaattttgggtagagcagacatttccatatgcttttgttagctgcatgtgcgacataactccaccagtcctaccgatgatatcatttacgaagattatacattttttttatattctgtcaaaaaaaaaagtttttttgtcaattagtatatttgaatttaaccacaatatttgttgcattatttgttctgtcgtttctggaggattaaattgaaattgcaaccaacattccatggcttgttttagaaatagtgatatttgggagattatttccttttcaaataactgaaagtgagaggttgtaatctgaataaagggaaaaaggcctttcttgaacattgggtgagacaatcttactaatttgcttgagaaccagttcggatttaagtataacttttgtatgactgaagcttttagtgataggtctaatgctttaatatttaataatttctgtcctccgaattcatattcattatataaatatgcccttttaattttgtctggcttgccgttccaaatcaaattgaatatttttttctcatataatttaaaaaactgttcgtaggcaagaccataagcaaataggtaaaatgggataatactaaagagttaatcagggtgatttttccacaaattgacaggtattttcctttccatggtagtaagatcttatctatttttgctaacttcctattaaaatgtattgaagtgagatcatttatttcctttgggatatgtattccgagtatatccacatcaccatatGACCatgttattggtaaactacatggtaatgtaaaaattgtattttttagtgatccaatacgtaatatagtacatttgtcataatttggttgtaatccagagaggttagaacatgtatctagatcctctatgaggctgtggagggattctagttgtggatttaaaagaaaacatgaatcctcagcgtacaatgacacctttgtttttaagccctgtatttctaatcctctgatattattattggatctgattttaatacctaacatctcgatggccacaataaatagatatgccgatggtggacaaccttgtttcactcctcttgacagtttaaaactttctgagaaagccattatttactattttacacctagggttactatatatgattttgacccattttataagagattctccaaaattgaaatgctccaggcatttatatataaaccccagtcgaactttatcaaatgctttttcgaagtctgctatgaatagcaggcctggtttcccatattttccatagtgttctattgtttccaatacttgccttatattatctccaatgtatattccatgtaaaaaacctgtctaattagaatgaataatatccgacaatacgtttttaattctatgcgctatacattttgctaggatttttgcatcacaacactgaagtgtaaggggcctccaattttgtaaatggactggatctttatattttccacttgtatcctgtttcagtaataatgagatcagaccttcttcttgagtgtcagataatctaccatttacataggagtggttaatacatgctaataacggtcctcttagtatatcaaaaaaggtttggtatacctcgactggtatgccatccaaccctggagttttcccggtcttaaagtctttaattgcatccagaagttcctcctctgtaatttcaccttcacatgagtctttctgtgtggctgttaatttgacattatcaatagaaaaaaaatctctacaattagcttcagttagaggagatggaggcgactgaaaagaaaacatatgcttaaagtactttatttctgtatcatttggtgaattatgggtgactccgtcaattgtaaccagtttaattaagttctttttggtagcattcctatgttgaagattaaaaaagaatgttgtgcatttttccccatattccatccagtttgctttatttttataatatattacacttgatctttcttgaataagtttctccatttctttttgtttttcctctaatttattctgagcctctatgttacagtttttattgccatctatctgttctgttagactttctatttcctttcttagtataaactcttttgacctaaattgcttttgttttcgagatgagtactgaattgcatggcctctaaaggcacatttaaaaggtgtcccatacaataaggggattcgctgtacctatgttatgttggaaaaagtcagttataaattcctttgttctaattataaataaattatcatccaataggctttgattaaatttccaatatcaccgcccacgtggaaattcagtaagagtaatgtatatgcctattatatgatggtccgaccaacattctgtcccctatcaacacttttttttactttttggtgccaacgagaatgagataagaaagaagtcaagacgactagcttgagttcagtctccgccatgtatatctcactagatcagtatatttaagcctccatatatctactagttctaatgtatccatgacattcacaatttccttaagagcatgtgggtgattgtttgtggtgtgatttcctttacggtccattgagctatttaaaacagtattataatcccccaccataataatattgtcttgagttgcttgcaggcttgataatttattatatatattgtcaaataattggggatcatcattatttggtccgtaaaggttaatgagccatatctgtttatggtccaataacatatttaaaataatccatctaccttgcgtatctatttggacaatttgcacattcggatcgaaattactattaattaatataatcaccccttttgaatttcttttcccatgggagaagtatatcccctccccccccccccccattcttttttccacgctacttcatctcgaa
Protein-coding sequences here:
- the LOC121554306 gene encoding ladderlectin isoform X1 produces the protein MAMLTVLLLLSAAFALGDADGLLAVEPCLSGWTAYRSHCFMFIKRARTWPEAERHCISLGANLASVHSSEEAQFLQGVVFSETGRFTPTWIGGFDAVKVMLEKDRLWFWSDGSKFDYQDWSQGEPNNSGVREPCIVMNSGGEQGWNDIACGNRLPLVCSRITC
- the LOC121554306 gene encoding ladderlectin isoform X2; this encodes MAMLTVLLLLSAAFALGDADGLLAVEPCLSGWTAYRSHCFMFIKRARTWPEAERHCISLGANLASVHSSEEAQFLQGVVFSETGRFTPTWIGGFDAVKDRLWFWSDGSKFDYQDWSQGEPNNSGVREPCIVMNSGGEQGWNDIACGNRLPLVCSRITC